One genomic segment of Ricinus communis isolate WT05 ecotype wild-type chromosome 5, ASM1957865v1, whole genome shotgun sequence includes these proteins:
- the LOC125370017 gene encoding LOW QUALITY PROTEIN: uncharacterized protein LOC125370017 (The sequence of the model RefSeq protein was modified relative to this genomic sequence to represent the inferred CDS: deleted 1 base in 1 codon): protein MSKDTSSSTNDHVIQAMQQQFERMFSMMAGVNEKLERHDGILNQLHGEPRQRRRPPIDQEDYEGEDDLDDDQVTLLGQRINPRRQARRGHPNDDVDRNLGSIKMKIPSFQGRNDPDVYLEWERKVELIFECHNYSEEKKVKLAAVEFSDYAIVWWDQFCKERRRYGERPTESWREMKQIIRKRFVPSHYYRELHQRLQTLIQGSMSVEEYHREMEKAMIRANVIEDREATMARFLRGLNKDIADVVDLQHYVEIEDMVNLAMKVERQLKRKRYDSKPNMGSSSSWKNSWRKKDDKPFTKSKVEETKPKIDLGNKGKGENQPPQTRGIKCFKCLGHGHIARECPNKKAMILRNGDIESESEGDSDDDMPSLEDCSDVECAKGDNLVVQRTLSLQNKHDVHREQRENFTLLVEKLKLPTTKHPRPYKLQWLNESGVIKVNKQVLVSFQIGRYKDEVLCDVLPMLVGHMLLGRPWQYDRRASHDGFKNMYTLTMDGKRFNLGPLTPKQIFEDQMRIKQQYEEMVSELMEKGYVRESMSPCRAVLLVPKKDGTWRMCVDCRAINKITVKYRHPIPRLDDMLDELHGSYLFSKIDLKSGYHQIRMREGDEWKTGFKTKHGLYEWLVMPFGLTNAPSTFMRLMNHVLRAFIGKFVVVYFDDILVYSKNLDEHVQHLTCVFYVLREEKLYANLKKCCFCTNEITFLGYIVNDKGIHVDQEKVKVIREWPTPTSVSDKNVDFKWGIEQDEAFNLLKDKLSSAPLLSLPNFTKPFEIECDASGIGIGGVLMQEGKPIAFFSEKLSGASLNYPTYDKEFYALVRVLKTWQHYLGYKEFIIHTDHESLKYLKGQGKLNKRHAKWVEFIESFPYIIKYKQGKENLLVREAHSGGLMGHFATNCSPFEVVYGFNPLTPLDLLPLPLDKANLEGKQKAEFIKTLHEKVRANIEKKTLQYEKQHNKGRKQVIFEPGDWVWVHLRKERFPNQRKSNLMPRGDGPFRVLQRINNNAYKLELPNDGADLWTNPFEERGNDVNPSSKLKEIQDPLIVQEGPTTRSKSKKFQQAILGLIR from the exons ATGTCAAAAGACACAAGTTCTTCTACAAATGACCATGTGATTCAAGCTATGCAACAACAATTCGAAAGaatgtttagtatgatggcgggagtcaatgaaaaattGGAAAGGCATGATGGCATCCTTAACCAATTACATGGAGAGCCTAGACAAAGGAGACGTCCACCAATTGACCAAGAGGACTATGAAGGAGAGGATGATTtggatgatgatcaagtcACCTTGTTGGGACAACGAATCAATCCTAGGAGACAAGCTCGGAGAGGACATccaaatgatgatgttgatcgcAACCTtggaagcatcaaaatgaagattcCTTCATTCCAAGGAAGAAATGATCCAGATGTGTACCTTGAATGGGAGAGGAAAGTGGAACTCATCTTcgaatgtcataattattcggaggagaaaaaggtaaaacttgccgCTGTTGAGTTTAGTGATTATGCAAttgtttggtgggatcaattttgCAAGGAAAGACGTAGATATGGAGAAAGACCCACGGAGTCTTGGAGAGAAATGAAGCAAATCATCAGAAAGAGGTTTGTTCCAAGCCACTACTATAGAGAGCTTCATCAAAGATTACAAACTCTAATTCAAGGAtccatgagtgtggaggagtatCACAGAGAAATGGAGAAGGCTATGATTAGAGCAAATGTGATAGAAGATCgtgaagctaccatggcaagGTTCTTGAGAGGGCTAAACAAAGACATTGCTGATGTTGTTgatttgcaacattatgtggagattgaagatatggtgaatttggccatgaaagtggaaaggcaattgaaaagaaagaggtatgattctaaaccaaatatgggttcttcttcttcttggaaaAATTCTTGGAggaaaaaggatgataaacctTTTACTAAGTCAAAAGTGGAAGAAACTAAACCTAAAATTGACTTGGGTAATAAGGGAAAGGGTGAGAATCAACCACCCCAAACTAGGGGaatcaaatgttttaagtgTTTGGGTCATGGGCACATTGCTAGGGaatgtccaaataagaaagctaTGATTCTAAGGAATGGTGATATTGAGTCGGAGAGTGAGGGGgatagtgatgatgatatgCCTTCTTTAGAAGATTGTAGTGATGTTGAATGTGCTAAGGGAGATAATCTTGTTgttcaaagaacattgagTTTGCAAAATAAACATGATGTCCATAGGGAGCAAAGggaaaattt CACTTTGCTAgtggagaaattgaagttgCCTACTACCAAGCACCCAAGACcatacaagttgcaatggcttaatgaaagtggagttataaaggtaaataagcaagttttagtttcgtttcaaattggtagatataaggatgaggtgttgTGTGATGTGTTGCCAATGTTGGTA GGACATATGTTGTTGGggagaccttggcaatatgatagaagggctagtcatgatggattcaaaaatatgtatactttgactatggatggaaaaaggtttaaccttggaccattaactccaaaacagatttttgaagaccaaatgcgcatcaagcaacaatatgaagaaatgG tgagtgagcttatggagaAGGGTTATGTTCGtgaaagcatgagtccatgtCGTGCCGTCTtgttagtgcctaagaaagatggaacttggaggatgtgtgttgattgtcgtgccatcaacaaaatcacggtgaagtatagacatcccattcctaggctagatgacatgttggatgaattgcatggttcatatttgttttcaaaaattgatttgaaatctggttatcatcaaattagaatgagagaaggtgatgaatggaaaacaggttttaaaactaaacatgGTTTATACGAGTGGTTAgtaatgccttttggtttaactaatgcaccaagcactttcatgagattgatgaatcatgttttaagagcattcataggcaaatttgttgttgtctattttgatgatatcttggtttatagcaaaaatttagatgagcatgtacaacatttgacttgtgttttttatgtgcttagagaagagaagttgtatgctaatctaaagaaatgttgtttttgcactaatgaaattacttttcttggatatattgtcaatgacaagggtattcatgttgatcaagaaaaggtaaaagtaattagagaatggccaacacccacaagtgtaagtgat aag aatgttgattttaagtggggaattgaacaagatgaggcttttaacttgctaaaagacaaattaagttctgcacccttgttatctttgccaaattttactaaaccttttgagattgagtgtgatgcaagtggcataggtattggaggagttttgatgcaagaaggcaaGCCCATAGCATTCTTTAGTGaaaagctaagtggagcaagtctaaactaccctaCATATGACAAAGAGTTCTATGCATTAGTGAGGGTTCTAAAGACATGGCAGCATTACCTTGGCTacaaagaattcataattcacaCTGACCATGAGTCCTTGAagtatctcaaaggacaaggaaagctcaacaagagacatgcaaaatgggtggaattcattgaatcctttccatacatcattaagtacaagcaagggaaagaaaat TTACTTGTGAGAGAGGCACATAGTGGAGGTTTAATGGGACATTTTG CAACAAATTGCTCACCCTTTGAAGTTGTGTATGGATTCAATCCATTGACTCCATTAGATTTGCTACCATTACCGTTGGACAAAGCTAATTTAGAGGGGAAACAAAAAGCTGAATTCATCAAGACTTTGCATGAGAAGGTGCGTGCAAACATTGAGAAGAAGACACTCcaatatgaaaagcaacacaacaaagGGAGGAAGCAAGTCATTTTTGAGCCTGGAGATTGGGTGTGGGTGCacttgaggaaggaaagatttcctaaccaaaggaaatcaaaccttatgccaagaggagatggtccttttagagtgcttcaacgcatcaacaacaatgcctacaagctagaacttccaa atgatggagctgatttgtggacaaatccttttgaagaaagggggaatgatgtgaatccaagttcaaagcttaaagagatccaagatccattaatagtacaagaaggcccaacaacaaggtccaaatccaagaagtttcaacaagccatattgggtttaattagg